One stretch of uncultured Cohaesibacter sp. DNA includes these proteins:
- a CDS encoding superoxide dismutase yields the protein MAFELPELPYAYDALGDFMSAETLEFHHDKHHLAYVTNGNNLLKDSGLEDKSLEEIVKESYGKNAGLFNNAAQHYNHVHFWKWMKPVAQEGGVPGALAAKIDSDLGGMDQFRADFINAGITQFGSGWAWLALVDGKLAVTKTPNGENPLVHGGIPLLGCDVWEHSYYIDYRNARPKYLEAWFDNLINWDYVAELLEAAS from the coding sequence ATGGCTTTCGAACTTCCCGAACTTCCCTATGCCTACGACGCGCTTGGCGATTTCATGTCTGCCGAGACCCTCGAGTTTCACCACGACAAGCATCATCTTGCTTACGTGACCAACGGCAACAATCTGCTCAAAGACTCTGGCCTGGAAGACAAGAGCCTCGAAGAGATTGTCAAAGAAAGCTACGGCAAAAACGCTGGCCTGTTCAACAACGCCGCGCAGCATTACAACCACGTTCATTTCTGGAAATGGATGAAACCTGTCGCTCAGGAAGGCGGCGTGCCGGGTGCTCTGGCAGCCAAGATCGACTCTGATCTGGGTGGCATGGATCAGTTCCGCGCCGACTTCATCAACGCAGGCATCACCCAGTTCGGCTCCGGCTGGGCATGGCTGGCTCTGGTTGACGGCAAGCTCGCAGTTACCAAGACCCCGAATGGCGAAAACCCGCTCGTTCATGGCGGCATTCCGCTTCTGGGCTGTGACGTTTGGGAGCATTCCTACTACATCGACTATCGCAACGCGCGCCCGAAATATCTCGAAGCATGGTTCGACAATCTCATCAACTGGGACTATGTCGCCGAGCTTCTCGAAGCCGCGTCCTGA
- a CDS encoding branched-chain amino acid aminotransferase — protein MADFSKTWTWYKGEWLEGNPPILGPRSHAFWQGSTVFDGARYFDGVMPDLDRHCERINNSCETLSMKPTMKVGEIMELAAEGVQKFGGNAVYIRPTYFGIGNLDSVINVDPDDVEFCLTLFDAPMPDPNKGLRVTTTKFRRPTIETMPTNAKASGLYINNARCLREAKSRGFDNAIVCDMMGNVAELASANFFIVKDGVVMTSVPNGSFLNGITRQRTIKLLREAGETVVECTLTLDDCRQADEMFSTGNYSKVVPIMAFDDREYDHGPFAKKARELYMEFAHK, from the coding sequence ATGGCCGATTTTTCCAAAACATGGACCTGGTACAAGGGTGAATGGCTTGAAGGCAACCCACCGATCCTGGGACCGCGGTCCCATGCCTTCTGGCAGGGAAGCACCGTGTTTGATGGTGCCCGCTATTTCGACGGGGTGATGCCCGATCTCGACCGCCACTGCGAACGCATCAACAATTCCTGCGAGACCCTGTCCATGAAGCCGACCATGAAGGTGGGTGAAATCATGGAACTGGCAGCAGAAGGCGTACAGAAATTCGGCGGCAACGCAGTCTATATCCGGCCGACCTATTTCGGTATCGGCAACCTTGACAGCGTCATCAATGTCGACCCCGATGATGTGGAATTCTGTCTGACGCTGTTTGATGCACCGATGCCCGACCCGAACAAGGGCTTGCGCGTCACGACAACCAAGTTCCGCCGCCCGACGATCGAGACCATGCCAACCAACGCCAAGGCATCCGGCCTCTACATCAACAACGCGCGCTGCCTGCGCGAAGCCAAAAGTCGCGGTTTCGACAACGCGATCGTTTGCGACATGATGGGCAACGTGGCCGAGCTGGCTTCGGCCAACTTCTTCATCGTCAAGGACGGTGTCGTAATGACCTCGGTGCCGAACGGCTCCTTCCTCAATGGTATCACCCGCCAGCGCACCATCAAACTGCTGCGAGAGGCTGGTGAAACTGTTGTTGAATGCACCTTGACCCTCGATGATTGCCGTCAGGCAGACGAAATGTTCTCGACGGGCAACTATTCCAAGGTCGTTCCCATCATGGCCTTCGATGATCGCGAATATGACCATGGTCCCTTCGCCAAGAAGGCGCGCGAACTCTATATGGAATTTGCGCACAAATAA
- a CDS encoding haloacid dehalogenase type II, with protein MAQTGTTPCSVYVFDAYGTLFDVHSAVRQHADRIGDQASRLSEIWRAKQLEYSWTRSLMERYQDFWSLTEQALDFAFDKVPDVDRSVRAELLDAYQSLSAYAEVRQVLEGLKARGVQVAILSNGSPAMLESAVAGNDLGDLFDAVLSVDPIRTFKTSKQAYDLVTTTFRCFPETVSFQSSNRWDIAGASAYGFRCIWINRAGEPDEYRDLAPVGQLKDLKGLLNF; from the coding sequence ATGGCACAAACAGGAACGACTCCCTGTTCAGTTTATGTATTCGACGCCTATGGCACTTTGTTCGATGTGCATTCTGCGGTGCGGCAACATGCCGACCGTATCGGCGATCAGGCATCAAGGCTGTCGGAAATCTGGCGTGCCAAACAGCTCGAATACAGCTGGACGCGATCGCTGATGGAGCGCTATCAGGATTTCTGGTCCCTGACCGAGCAAGCGCTCGACTTTGCCTTTGACAAGGTTCCGGATGTCGACAGAAGCGTCCGGGCGGAATTGCTCGACGCCTATCAGTCACTCTCGGCTTACGCGGAAGTGCGGCAGGTCCTCGAGGGTCTCAAGGCCCGCGGAGTTCAGGTGGCTATCCTGTCGAACGGTTCTCCTGCGATGCTTGAGTCTGCAGTCGCTGGCAACGACCTTGGAGACCTCTTCGATGCCGTTCTGTCGGTCGATCCGATCCGCACCTTCAAGACATCCAAACAGGCCTATGATCTGGTCACGACGACGTTCCGCTGCTTCCCTGAGACGGTTTCCTTCCAGTCTTCGAACCGGTGGGACATCGCGGGCGCATCGGCTTATGGCTTCCGCTGTATCTGGATCAACCGCGCTGGCGAGCCGGATGAATATCGCGATCTTGCCCCGGTCGGCCAACTCAAGGATCTCAAGGGTCTGTTGAATTTCTAG
- a CDS encoding TIGR00730 family Rossman fold protein, translating into MKSICVFCGSSWGRRKEYEEAAIALSSEIARRGYTLVYGGSSVGLMGACADAAIAAGGEVIGILPHALKRKEIDHHGLTELILVDSMNERKTRMVELSDGFISLPGGVGTMDELFEVWTWAMLGWHDKPSALMNIDGYYDDLIRFLDKTAEEEFVKQPHRDMLIVDSDPVSVLDRMEAYQPPKDIAKWIKRESQT; encoded by the coding sequence ATGAAAAGCATCTGTGTCTTCTGTGGCTCCAGTTGGGGGCGTAGAAAAGAATACGAGGAAGCTGCGATTGCGCTCTCCTCCGAAATCGCGCGACGTGGTTACACGCTTGTCTATGGCGGCTCGTCCGTCGGTCTGATGGGAGCCTGCGCCGATGCGGCCATTGCGGCGGGCGGCGAGGTCATCGGCATTCTGCCCCATGCGCTCAAACGCAAGGAAATCGACCATCATGGCCTGACGGAATTGATCCTCGTTGACAGCATGAACGAGCGCAAGACACGGATGGTAGAGCTATCGGATGGCTTCATCTCCCTGCCGGGGGGTGTCGGCACCATGGACGAGCTGTTCGAGGTCTGGACCTGGGCCATGCTCGGATGGCACGACAAGCCCTCCGCCCTTATGAATATCGACGGCTATTACGATGATCTGATCCGCTTTCTCGACAAGACGGCCGAAGAGGAATTCGTCAAGCAGCCCCATCGGGACATGCTGATTGTCGACAGCGATCCGGTTTCCGTGCTCGACCGAATGGAAGCCTATCAGCCGCCCAAAGACATTGCCAAATGGATCAAGCGGGAGAGTCAGACCTGA
- a CDS encoding heavy metal-binding domain-containing protein, with the protein MLITTTDSLEGYTIREYKGMVNGEAILGANVFKDFFAGIRDIVGGRSGAYESELQRARDIAVQEMSDYAARIGANAIIGVDVDYETVGERGSMLMVAASGTAVVIG; encoded by the coding sequence ATGCTCATCACAACCACAGACTCTCTGGAAGGCTACACCATCCGCGAATACAAGGGCATGGTGAATGGCGAGGCCATCCTTGGCGCCAACGTCTTCAAGGACTTCTTCGCCGGGATCCGCGATATCGTCGGTGGCCGTTCTGGCGCCTACGAGTCCGAATTGCAGCGCGCCCGCGACATCGCCGTGCAGGAAATGTCGGATTATGCCGCACGCATCGGAGCCAATGCCATCATCGGCGTTGATGTCGACTATGAGACCGTCGGCGAGCGCGGGTCCATGCTGATGGTCGCGGCATCCGGAACGGCTGTCGTCATAGGGTAA
- the scpA gene encoding methylmalonyl-CoA mutase, protein MSKIPNFADIAFKAAAPAAKGSDAIWHTPEGIDVKDVYKESDIASLDFLNTWPGLAPFMRGPYPTMYTQRPWTIRQYAGFSTAEDSNAFYRRNLAAGQKGLSIAFDLATHRGYDSDHPRVPGDVGMAGVAIDSIYDMRTLFDGIPLDKMSVSMTMNGAVLPIMALYIIAAEEQGVSQDLLAGTIQNDILKEFMVRNTYIYPPHPSMRIISDIFAYTSQNMPKFNSISISGYHMQEAGATADLELAYTIADGLEYIKAGVDTGLDVDAFAPRLSFFWSIGMNFFMEVAKMRAARLVWAKLVKEKFDPKNPKSYSLRTHSQTSGWSLTAQDVFNNVGRTAIEAMGATQGHTQSLHTNALDEALALPTDFSARIARNTQLFLQQESGTTKVVDPWGGSHYVEKLTAELADKVLAHIKEVEELGGMAKAIEAGIPKLRIEEAAAKTQARIDGGSQTVVGVNKYKPDHDEDIEVLQVDNTAVRQQQLDKLKRLREERNQADVDAALDALTKAAEAGNGNLLDLSVKAARVKATVGEISYALEKVYGRHRAEIKSISGVYRKEVGAMSDAVQKVQKLVDEFEANDGRRPRILIAKMGQDGHDRGQKVIASGFADLGFDVDIGPLFQTPEESARQAVENDVHVVAASSLAAGHLTLVPALKAALEEEGRGDIMIVAGGVIPPQDYEALYKAGAAAIYPPGTVIAEAAVDLIHQLNKKLGYEQEAAE, encoded by the coding sequence ATGAGTAAGATCCCAAACTTTGCCGACATTGCATTCAAGGCCGCCGCTCCGGCTGCCAAAGGGTCCGATGCCATCTGGCACACGCCCGAAGGTATCGATGTGAAGGATGTCTATAAGGAAAGCGACATCGCTTCCCTCGACTTCCTGAACACCTGGCCGGGTCTGGCACCTTTCATGCGTGGTCCTTATCCGACCATGTACACCCAGCGTCCCTGGACGATCCGTCAGTATGCCGGTTTCTCCACCGCTGAAGATTCCAACGCCTTCTACCGCCGCAACCTCGCAGCCGGTCAGAAAGGCCTGTCGATCGCCTTCGACCTTGCTACCCACCGCGGCTACGACTCGGATCATCCGCGCGTACCGGGTGACGTCGGCATGGCCGGTGTGGCCATCGACAGCATCTATGACATGCGCACCCTGTTCGACGGTATCCCGCTAGACAAGATGTCCGTGTCCATGACCATGAACGGTGCCGTTCTTCCGATCATGGCGCTCTACATCATCGCAGCAGAAGAGCAGGGCGTATCTCAGGATCTGCTGGCCGGTACTATTCAGAACGACATTCTGAAAGAGTTCATGGTCCGCAACACCTACATCTACCCGCCACATCCTTCGATGCGGATCATTTCGGACATCTTTGCCTATACCTCGCAGAATATGCCGAAATTCAACTCGATCTCGATTTCCGGCTATCACATGCAGGAAGCCGGGGCGACCGCTGATCTGGAGCTGGCCTACACCATCGCTGACGGCCTTGAATATATCAAAGCCGGTGTCGATACGGGGCTTGATGTGGATGCCTTCGCACCGCGTCTCTCCTTCTTCTGGTCCATCGGCATGAACTTCTTCATGGAAGTGGCCAAAATGCGCGCAGCCCGTCTGGTCTGGGCCAAACTGGTCAAAGAGAAGTTCGATCCGAAGAACCCGAAATCCTACTCCCTGCGTACCCACTCCCAGACTTCCGGCTGGTCTCTGACCGCTCAGGACGTCTTCAACAACGTGGGCCGCACCGCAATCGAAGCCATGGGCGCAACGCAAGGGCATACCCAGTCCCTGCACACCAACGCGCTCGACGAAGCTCTGGCTCTGCCAACCGACTTCTCGGCTCGTATTGCTCGTAACACCCAGCTCTTCCTGCAGCAGGAAAGCGGCACCACCAAAGTTGTCGACCCTTGGGGCGGCTCGCACTATGTCGAAAAGCTCACCGCCGAGCTCGCCGACAAAGTTCTGGCCCATATCAAGGAAGTCGAGGAACTGGGTGGCATGGCAAAAGCCATCGAAGCCGGTATTCCGAAACTGCGCATCGAGGAAGCCGCTGCCAAGACCCAGGCTCGCATCGACGGCGGCTCTCAGACCGTTGTCGGCGTGAACAAATACAAGCCCGATCACGACGAAGACATCGAAGTGCTTCAGGTGGACAACACGGCCGTTCGTCAGCAGCAGCTTGATAAGCTCAAACGCCTTCGCGAAGAGCGCAATCAGGCCGATGTCGACGCAGCCCTTGACGCCCTGACCAAAGCCGCTGAAGCCGGCAACGGCAACCTGCTTGACCTGTCGGTGAAAGCCGCCCGCGTGAAAGCAACCGTTGGCGAAATCAGCTACGCACTGGAAAAAGTCTACGGTCGTCACCGCGCCGAGATCAAATCCATTTCCGGCGTTTATCGCAAGGAGGTTGGAGCCATGTCCGACGCAGTCCAGAAAGTACAGAAGCTGGTCGATGAATTCGAAGCAAACGACGGTCGTCGTCCTCGTATTCTCATCGCCAAAATGGGTCAAGACGGCCACGACCGTGGTCAGAAAGTGATTGCATCGGGCTTTGCCGATCTTGGCTTCGACGTCGATATCGGACCTCTCTTCCAGACCCCGGAAGAATCAGCTCGTCAGGCCGTTGAAAACGACGTCCATGTTGTTGCTGCTTCGTCCCTGGCCGCTGGTCACCTGACGCTGGTTCCGGCCCTCAAAGCCGCACTGGAAGAGGAAGGCCGTGGCGATATCATGATCGTTGCCGGTGGTGTTATCCCGCCGCAGGATTATGAAGCACTCTACAAAGCCGGTGCTGCTGCCATCTATCCTCCCGGAACCGTCATTGCCGAAGCTGCCGTTGACCTGATCCATCAGCTCAACAAGAAACTCGGCTATGAACAGGAAGCCGCTGAATAA
- a CDS encoding methylmalonyl-CoA mutase subunit beta, producing MSEALRITETFPGYSHDDWVAVVEKALKGQPLSRISTKTIDGTEIDPIYERATGKAPLAMRPEDTPWAVCQRVDHPDAEKANEQALIDLSNGANMLCIPFAGCASARGFGIKADKDTLAKVLDEVLLDLISVRLEGGVTGRAAASAFADFVADKGLDASKLNVAFGLDPIGNFASTGKMAPDWAGRAAAMVETIKDLKAKGFKGPFITADGRPYHDAGATEAQELGAVIATIVAYWRVLEEAGFTASEALAAIDVTLPVEANQFGSLCKLRAMRVLWANLLSAAGVDFIPLTIHAETSWAMMTKLDPAVNMLRATTATFAAGVGGADSLCVLPYSLALGLPNGLTRRIARNLQTMLIEESNLYRVTDPAAGSGYVEALTDEEGEKAWAFFQQIEKAGGIVEALKANVLVDAIAESNKTRAALIAKRKNALTGASAFPNIAEGETKVLDVAPLPAPELVEGESCTPLKVVRYSEPYEALRFAAKAAGEPTVFFANLGRIADFTARATWTKNFFEAGGIKSLSDKGYSEPEAAVADYKASGASIVAIVGPDGLYEENGVAFAKALKEAGAKMVYIAGRPKDLMDALSAAGVDAFAFEGCDVLAELSKIHAELGIAPLAQG from the coding sequence ATGAGCGAAGCTCTGAGGATTACCGAGACCTTTCCCGGCTACTCCCACGACGATTGGGTCGCAGTAGTCGAAAAAGCCCTCAAGGGACAACCTCTTTCCCGTATTTCAACCAAAACGATCGATGGAACCGAAATCGATCCGATCTATGAACGAGCAACCGGCAAGGCTCCTCTGGCAATGCGCCCCGAGGATACCCCTTGGGCTGTCTGCCAACGCGTTGACCATCCGGACGCCGAGAAAGCCAATGAACAGGCTCTGATCGATCTGAGCAACGGTGCAAACATGCTCTGCATTCCTTTTGCAGGCTGTGCGAGTGCTCGCGGTTTCGGCATCAAGGCCGACAAGGACACCCTTGCCAAGGTTCTCGATGAGGTTCTGCTCGATCTGATTTCTGTTCGCCTCGAAGGTGGCGTGACCGGTCGCGCAGCAGCCAGCGCCTTCGCTGACTTTGTCGCCGACAAGGGCCTTGATGCTTCCAAGCTCAATGTTGCCTTCGGCCTCGATCCGATCGGAAACTTTGCCTCCACCGGCAAGATGGCCCCTGACTGGGCTGGCCGTGCAGCGGCCATGGTTGAAACGATCAAGGATCTGAAAGCCAAAGGCTTCAAGGGACCCTTCATCACCGCCGACGGTCGTCCGTATCATGACGCTGGCGCAACCGAAGCGCAGGAACTTGGTGCCGTTATTGCCACCATCGTTGCCTACTGGCGCGTTCTCGAAGAGGCTGGCTTTACCGCTTCCGAAGCGCTCGCCGCCATCGACGTGACCCTGCCGGTTGAAGCCAACCAGTTTGGTTCCCTCTGCAAGCTCCGTGCAATGCGCGTTCTCTGGGCCAACCTTCTGAGCGCTGCTGGGGTGGACTTCATTCCGCTCACCATTCACGCCGAAACCTCCTGGGCCATGATGACCAAGCTGGATCCGGCCGTGAACATGCTGCGCGCAACCACGGCAACCTTTGCTGCTGGTGTTGGCGGTGCAGACAGCCTTTGTGTCCTGCCGTATTCGCTGGCACTTGGCCTGCCGAACGGCTTGACCCGCCGCATCGCACGCAACTTGCAGACCATGCTGATCGAGGAATCGAACCTTTATCGCGTCACCGACCCGGCAGCCGGTTCCGGCTATGTCGAAGCGCTGACTGACGAGGAAGGCGAGAAAGCCTGGGCCTTCTTCCAGCAAATCGAAAAAGCTGGCGGTATCGTCGAGGCTCTCAAAGCCAACGTGCTTGTCGATGCCATCGCAGAGTCCAATAAGACCCGCGCTGCCTTGATCGCCAAACGTAAGAACGCCTTGACCGGCGCGTCTGCATTCCCCAACATCGCAGAAGGGGAAACCAAGGTTCTGGACGTTGCTCCGCTGCCTGCACCGGAACTCGTTGAGGGTGAAAGCTGCACGCCGCTGAAAGTGGTGCGTTACTCCGAACCTTATGAAGCTCTTCGTTTTGCCGCAAAAGCTGCTGGCGAGCCGACGGTCTTCTTCGCGAACCTCGGTCGCATCGCCGACTTCACGGCTCGCGCAACCTGGACCAAGAACTTCTTCGAGGCCGGTGGCATCAAGTCGCTCTCCGACAAGGGCTATAGCGAACCAGAAGCCGCAGTTGCCGACTACAAGGCTTCCGGCGCAAGCATCGTCGCCATCGTTGGACCGGATGGTCTTTACGAAGAGAATGGTGTTGCCTTCGCCAAGGCTCTGAAAGAAGCTGGCGCGAAAATGGTCTACATCGCCGGACGCCCGAAAGATCTCATGGACGCCCTGAGCGCTGCTGGCGTTGACGCCTTCGCATTTGAAGGTTGCGACGTTCTCGCTGAGCTTTCCAAGATTCATGCCGAGCTGGGCATTGCCCCTCTGGCGCAAGGCTGA
- a CDS encoding LuxR C-terminal-related transcriptional regulator yields the protein MNDTLWDHPNTVSYMNPLDTNAKSYLENCSTRFQAMGAQHILAVGIPLPGRDLVKLALFQKWGNEELNTSQLAQIKGGDPLLRRIAVLGEPAIWHLSENENQWLAASPLVALLKRHTHDQESCRTIAGLHIHMFDHFQIAICLAGVDIVATRRELVALSSEIRFALDDINAIKPIINRPGELSARERMILSLTAEGKTASDIANELEISQRTVHAHLQNASEKMQAANKTQTVVEALRYGQIQLH from the coding sequence ATGAACGATACACTGTGGGACCACCCCAACACCGTCTCCTACATGAATCCGCTGGATACGAACGCAAAATCCTATTTGGAAAATTGTTCCACCCGTTTCCAGGCCATGGGAGCGCAGCATATTCTGGCTGTTGGCATCCCTCTTCCGGGTCGGGATCTCGTGAAGCTCGCATTGTTTCAGAAATGGGGCAACGAAGAGTTGAACACATCCCAGCTGGCGCAAATCAAGGGCGGGGACCCCTTGTTGCGACGTATTGCGGTGTTGGGTGAACCAGCAATCTGGCATTTGTCAGAAAATGAAAACCAATGGCTTGCAGCGTCGCCTCTGGTGGCGCTTCTCAAACGTCATACACATGATCAGGAAAGCTGCCGAACCATCGCCGGCCTTCATATTCATATGTTCGACCATTTCCAGATAGCCATCTGCCTTGCCGGTGTCGACATTGTCGCGACCCGTCGAGAGCTTGTGGCTCTCTCATCCGAGATCCGGTTTGCGCTGGATGATATCAACGCGATCAAGCCGATCATCAACCGACCAGGCGAATTGTCGGCGCGTGAGCGCATGATCCTCAGCCTGACGGCAGAAGGCAAAACCGCCAGCGATATCGCCAACGAGTTGGAAATCTCGCAACGGACGGTTCATGCGCATTTGCAGAATGCGTCCGAGAAGATGCAGGCCGCCAACAAGACACAGACTGTGGTCGAGGCTCTTCGCTACGGGCAGATTCAGCTGCACTAA
- a CDS encoding DUF4332 domain-containing protein yields MSSYPIAKIEGIGPSYAEKLKNVGISNTKGYLERAKDPAGRKALEEETGIEHKRILKWANMADLMRIKGVGEEYSELLEAAGVDTVKELRNRNAENLTKAMQEANNEKKLVRQVPALSNVEKWVAEAKALPPMMTY; encoded by the coding sequence ATGTCATCTTATCCAATCGCAAAAATCGAAGGTATTGGACCATCTTATGCTGAGAAGCTCAAAAATGTGGGCATCAGCAACACCAAAGGCTATTTGGAGCGTGCCAAAGATCCTGCCGGTCGCAAGGCTCTGGAAGAGGAAACGGGCATTGAGCACAAACGCATCCTGAAATGGGCCAACATGGCCGATCTGATGCGGATCAAGGGCGTCGGTGAGGAATATTCCGAACTTCTGGAAGCCGCTGGCGTGGATACTGTCAAGGAACTGCGCAATCGCAATGCCGAAAATCTCACCAAAGCCATGCAAGAAGCCAACAACGAGAAAAAACTCGTTCGTCAGGTTCCTGCGCTGAGCAATGTCGAAAAATGGGTCGCCGAGGCAAAAGCTCTGCCTCCGATGATGACCTACTGA
- a CDS encoding DUF2267 domain-containing protein — protein MDQIIARIASAAGISEELAQQAVKIILNFLAKEAPEDKVQMLIDALGANSLVDASSPASGGGLLGGMLGSMGGMGAAMAALNELTSAGLGMGEVKSVASEMISVAKENTDEQVVDDVINSVPALSQIL, from the coding sequence ATGGATCAAATTATTGCACGCATCGCATCCGCTGCCGGCATCTCGGAAGAGCTGGCGCAGCAGGCTGTAAAGATCATCCTCAATTTCCTCGCCAAGGAAGCCCCCGAGGACAAGGTCCAGATGCTGATCGATGCTTTGGGCGCCAACAGTCTGGTTGATGCATCTTCACCTGCCTCCGGCGGTGGTCTGCTCGGCGGCATGCTCGGCTCGATGGGTGGCATGGGTGCGGCAATGGCGGCACTCAATGAGCTGACCAGTGCCGGTCTCGGCATGGGCGAGGTCAAATCCGTCGCCAGTGAGATGATCTCTGTCGCCAAGGAGAATACTGACGAGCAGGTGGTTGATGATGTCATCAATTCGGTGCCGGCTCTCAGCCAGATCTTGTAA
- a CDS encoding DUF853 domain-containing protein codes for MFKDGEVYLGTSFLIDAEGNETSQGEYLNLKLANRHGLITGATGTGKTVSLQILTEGFSNAGVPVFCADVKGDLSGLAATGEPKDFLAKRAEQIGFTDDYSFDSVPTIFWDLFGEQGHPVRTTITDMGPLLLSRLLGLNDTQEGVLNIAFKLADDEGMLLLDLKDLRALLVNMEERRKELSAEYGNISSASIGAIQRDLLVLEQQGAEQFFGETALDILDLMRTTRDGRGMVSILAADKLMQSPRLYATFLLWLLSELFEELPEVGDLDRPRLVFFFDEAHLLFEDAPKILVDKVEQVVKLIRSKGVGVYFVTQNPLDVPDGVLSQLGNRVQHALRAFTPRDQKAVKVAADTFRPNPQLDTRQVIMEMGVGEALVSTLMKKGVPSIVQRTLMRPPSSRIGPLTEAERRDIISNSPVLGVYDKVVDRESAYEILKKQADLKAQRETEEREAEDRQREEEGKTKRSRTGFTLPDFDRDDRPTRTARKQTSQRRSNRQTVAETAMKSIARTVATSLGKALVRGILGSLKSGR; via the coding sequence ATGTTCAAGGACGGAGAAGTCTATCTCGGCACTTCATTTCTGATAGATGCCGAAGGCAACGAGACAAGTCAGGGCGAATATCTCAATCTCAAACTGGCCAACCGCCATGGCCTGATCACGGGTGCCACCGGTACGGGCAAGACCGTGTCCCTGCAGATCCTGACCGAGGGATTCTCGAATGCGGGCGTCCCCGTCTTCTGCGCCGACGTCAAGGGCGACCTCTCCGGTCTCGCGGCCACGGGGGAGCCAAAGGATTTCCTTGCGAAACGGGCCGAACAGATCGGCTTTACCGACGATTATAGCTTTGACTCAGTGCCGACCATTTTCTGGGATCTGTTCGGAGAACAGGGCCACCCGGTGCGCACGACGATCACCGACATGGGACCGCTGCTGCTGTCGCGCCTTTTGGGGCTGAATGACACGCAGGAAGGCGTGCTCAACATTGCCTTCAAACTGGCCGATGACGAGGGAATGCTGCTGCTCGACCTCAAGGATCTGCGTGCCCTTCTGGTCAATATGGAAGAACGGCGCAAGGAGTTGTCGGCTGAATATGGCAACATCTCCTCCGCTTCCATTGGTGCCATCCAGCGCGATCTGCTGGTGCTGGAACAACAGGGGGCCGAGCAATTCTTTGGCGAGACGGCGCTCGATATTCTCGATCTGATGCGTACCACTCGGGACGGTCGCGGGATGGTCTCCATTCTGGCGGCTGACAAGCTGATGCAGTCCCCTCGCCTCTACGCCACGTTCCTGTTGTGGTTGCTGTCCGAATTGTTCGAGGAGCTGCCCGAAGTGGGGGATCTGGATCGCCCGCGTCTGGTGTTCTTCTTCGACGAAGCGCATTTGCTGTTCGAGGATGCACCGAAGATCCTTGTCGACAAGGTCGAGCAAGTGGTCAAGCTCATCCGCTCGAAAGGCGTTGGGGTCTATTTCGTCACCCAGAACCCGCTTGACGTGCCCGACGGCGTTTTGTCGCAGCTCGGTAACCGTGTCCAACACGCCCTGCGGGCCTTCACCCCGCGCGATCAGAAGGCCGTCAAAGTGGCCGCAGACACCTTCCGCCCGAACCCTCAACTCGACACCCGTCAGGTGATTATGGAAATGGGCGTGGGCGAGGCGCTGGTCTCGACCCTGATGAAAAAAGGCGTTCCCTCCATCGTGCAGCGGACCCTCATGCGGCCGCCGAGCTCGCGCATCGGGCCGCTCACCGAAGCAGAGCGCCGTGACATCATCTCCAACAGTCCCGTGCTCGGGGTCTATGACAAAGTCGTGGACCGGGAAAGCGCCTATGAGATCCTGAAAAAACAGGCAGATCTCAAGGCTCAGCGCGAGACGGAAGAGCGCGAGGCCGAAGATCGCCAACGTGAGGAAGAGGGCAAGACAAAAAGAAGCCGGACTGGCTTCACCCTGCCCGACTTCGACCGCGACGACCGGCCGACACGCACCGCACGCAAGCAGACATCCCAGCGCCGCTCTAATCGGCAGACAGTGGCGGAAACGGCCATGAAATCCATTGCCAGAACCGTTGCAACCTCGCTCGGAAAAGCGCTGGTACGCGGTATTCTGGGAAGCCTCAAAAGCGGTCGCTGA